TCGTCCGCGCCGAGGGTAACCGCCCCGCCGCGCGTGTCCAGCCGCAGTGCACCGCGGAGCACCTGGATGCTGAGCGGCCCCGTAACCTGATGCTCTTCGAGCGCGGCGCCCCGCCGCAGGGTCACCAACGTGATCCGGAGCGGTCCTTCCTTCACCAGCGTCTTGGCCGCGCGGCCGCCGCCAGCGGCCGCGAGATCCCGCAGCATTCCCTCCTCCGGCCCGATCGTGAACCGGAGCACCTCACCCCGCAGGCGGTGCGACCGCAAGTATTGAGGCACGTTGCTCGCGTCCGACATGGTCCCGGCCTCCTTTGGTACGGGCATTACGCCCGTCATCCGCATCACGTACCGTTGTCACACCCAGGATGCCACGCGGGGCAGCGCGAGATCGTTGTCCTGGCGCAATGATGCGACTGGCTCAGACGACCGGTGCGAACGTCTCATGCGCGACCGCAACGAGCTTCTTCGAACCCGCGCGCCTCCGTCGTCGCCGGGCAGTTGGTGCGGGCGGCCGGCCGAGTAAGATCCGGACGACGGCCGCACCCGCACCACCGCCTAGATCACGCCCTCGCGGAAGGCGAGCACCACCGCTTCGAGGCGGCTGTGCACGCCGAGTTTCGTGAGAATGCTTTGCGTGTGGTTGCGGACGGTCGCGGGGCTGATGAACAGCCGGCGCGCCACGGCGCGCGTCCCCTCTCCGTGCGCCAACAGGCGCAGGATCTCGCGCTCGCGCGCGGTAAGCTGGCCGGCCCACCCGGCGGGCGCCGCGGCCGCATCCGCGCTCCCGTCCGGCGCGGCGTCGCCGGCGGCCGGAGTCCGGCGGGCGGCCGTCACGTCGCGGAACAGATGGACCGCGACGGTGCCCGCCGCCCCGGGTACGAGCACCGTGCTCACATTCAGGTGGCGGTCCGATCCGTCTTTGGCCCGCGTCGTGACGTCGTAGGCGTGGACGGGCTCCTCGCGGCGCGCCATCGTCAGTACCGCGCAGTGCGGATGACAGAACACGTTACCGGCCGGGTCGCGCCCTTGGATCAACTCATGACACGCCCGGCCGAGGACGTCCTGCGGCGTGTACCCGAGGATCGCCTCGGCAGCGGCGTTCCACAATATCACCCGGCACGACGGGGCGACCGCCATGACGCCGTCGGCGGTTCGCGTGAAAATGTCCAGGAGATCCAGCGGCTCCGACGCTGCCGTGGATCGGAGGACGGCCTGACCAGACAGCGTTCGGCCGCCGGAACGCCGCCCGTCCGGGTTTTTCATGTCAGGCCGGCCGCGGGTCGGTGAGCCGGCGCGCTCGCTCCCGGCCCAGCAACGCCGCCCCCAGCGCGCCGGCGTATACGCCGAGCTCGCCCTCGGGCACGCGAAAGACCCCGCCGAGCGCCTTTTCGAGCGCGCGGCGCAACAGCGGCACCCGCGTGAGCCCTCCCGTGAGCGCGTACTGAGGCTCCGGACGGACCCGCTTGAAGACCTGGCCGGCCCGCTCCGCGAGCGCCATCACGGCACCGGCGCAGACGTCCTCCGCGCTCCGACCCGCGGTCAGGTGATTGATGACCTCGGACTCGGCGAAGACGGCGCAGACGCTCGAGATCGCCACCGGGGACGCCGCCGCGCCGGTCAGCGAAGCGATGTCTGTGGCCTGATACCCGAGGTAGCGCATCGTCTTCTCCAAGAATGCCCCGCTCCCGGCCGCGCACTTGTCGTTCAGGCGAAACGCTTTGACGCGGCCGCGCTCGCCGAGGCGGATGGCTTTCACGGTCTGGCCGCCGACGTCGAGTACGGTGCGCACCTCCGGCATCAGCCGGTAGACGGCATAGGCGTGGCAGGTAAGCTCGGTGATGGCGATGTCCCGGAACGGCACCATGTATCGCCCGTAGCCGGTCGCGGCCACGTAGCCGACCGCATCGCGCGGGAGGCCGGCGGCCGCGAGCGCCTGGGACAGCCCGCGTTCGGCGGCCTGGGCGAAATCGTATCCGCTCGAGATCGCCGTTCGCGCGGCGATCGCACGCCCGCCGTCGTCTCCCGCGGCGCCGCCAGGGGAGGAGCCGGCGAGCACCACCTTGGTGTACGCCGAGCCGACGTCGATGCCGGCGGTGAAGGCCGTCATGCGTCGGCCCCCACAAGCACGCGGTCGAGGGCGAACAGTGCCGCTCCGATCGCCCCGCAGTAGTGCGACTCCTCGCTGACGTTGAGCGGGGCGCCCGCGAGGTCTTCGAGCAGCCTCACCATCGCGACGTTGCGGGCAACGCCGCCGGTGAAGGTGATTTCGGGCTCGATGCCCACGCGCCGGAGCAGCGAAACGCTCCGGGACGCGATCGCAGCGTGCACACCCATGAGCACGTCCTCGGTCCTGCGGCCGCGGGCCAGCCACCCGAGGATCTCAGATTCCGCGAACACAGTGCAGGTGGTCGTCATGGTGACGGGGTGCTTGGCACGGAGCGCCAGCGGCCCGAGCTCCCCGAGCGGAATGTCGAGCGCCTGAGACGCGGCGCCGAGGAAGCGGCCGGTGCCGGCGGAGCACTTGTCGTTCATCGCGAAGTCCAGCACCCGGCCGGCCCCGCTCACGCGGATCGCCTTCGTATCCTGGCCGCCGATGTCGAGCACGCTACGGGTGCCTGGAAAGAGATAGACGGCGCCGCGCGCGTGGCACGAGATCTCGGTCACCTGGGTGTGTCCGAACTCCACCCGGAACCGTCCGTAGCCCGTGCCGATGACGCAGGTCACGTCGGCCTCGGCGGCTCCCGCCGCGGCGAGGGCCTGGCGGAAGGCGGTCCCGGCGGCCTCGGTCAGCCTGGCGCCGGTGTCGACGATCGCCCGTCCGAGGAGACGCGTGTCGTCCATCACGACGGCCTTGGTTTGCGTGGAGCCCACGTCCACCCCGCCGACCAGCATCGCCGTCACCCTCCGGCGTGACCGGAGCCGGCGGCGCGGCGCCCGGCCAGCGACTCGATGAACGCGTCGACGCGGTTCTTGAGCTGCGCGTCCGACCACAGCCGCGGATCGACGAGGTCCGACTGAATGAACAGCCCCGGGACGTCGAACCGCGTGCGCAGCCATTCGCGGACGTCGGGCAGGCCGGTGGACGTCGTCCGGCAGGACTTCACGCCGTGGAAGCACACACCGTCGGCGGACCAGTCCCGCACGGTCGCGGCGAGCCAGTCCTGTGCGTAGAACATCGGCGCACTCCACCCCCGCCACGCGGACTGCAGCAACATCTCGGCGAGACTCTCGAGGGGGCGCGCCAGATCGTACGCGAAGCCCGGGGCAAATCCGCCTCCGGCGAACACCATGTAGGTGCTGTGCACGAACACGCCGCCCCACTCTTCGAAGAGCTCTGCGAAGCGCTTGAGCGCGGCGTAGCACGTGGTGCCGGTCAGGAGCAGGCGGTACTTCTCCTCGAGGGTGCCCACGCCGAGCCGGATGCGCTCGCGCAGCTCGGCGGCGGCCAGTTCGAAGAACCGCGTGCCCTCGGAGGTACCGCGGTAGAGATTGGAGATGCCCTGAAAAACGATACCCTCCCGGATCGCGCTGAACGGCGCGGGCCGGTGGCGGTTGAGCGCGAGCACGGCGTCGTAGGCGGCGGCCATGCGGTTGACCTCCGCCATCACCTCCCGCAGCCGGTCGACGTCGAAGCGCGTCCCCGTGAGGCGTTCACAGAGGCCGATCAGGTCGCGCAGCTGGCCCTCCACGTAGCGCCGGTCGTTCCGGAACGCGTCGGTGCCGATGCACGGCGCGGCCTCCCCGCCGCGCCAAGCCGGGAGATCGAGCACGAACACCGGACAGCGATACATCTCCTCCCAGATCTCGGCCCACTTGATGTACGTGTTGCACATGTTCGTCGCGACCGCGAGGGCGGGCTTGGGGACGGTGCCGTTGGGATGCCGCCGGCCGTTGAGCTGCAGTCCGACGTCCGCCTTGACGTAGCCGCAGATGTCGGGCGAGTAGCCGGCGCCTTCGGCCGCCTGCAGATACGGCAGCGATTGACCGCGCACCGCGGTCTGCAGCGAGGTGATCTCCGGACAGTTGATGGACAGACCGAACACTCTCAAGACTTCGGCCACGGAGCCCATCACGAAGACGTACGCGGTGGGCCGCTCCGCCTCGGCGGCGTCGGTCATCTCGCGCCACCAATCCTCCATCAGCCGCCGGCCCTCGTGCCGGATGGCTCCAATCTGCGCCGGCGCCGGGGCGGTCATGCGAACTCCAGCAGCAGCGACTCGGCGAATGTCTCGATCTCCATACGCATCTGCTCGAACACGGCCATCTTCTCCTCGAACTCCAGCACGAGGTACGGCACGCCCGCCGCCTCGAGCGCGCGGACGTGGTGCACCTGCTCTTCCAACCCCGGCTCGCACATCTTGGGCGCGGCGACGATCGCGGCATCGGCGGCGGTCTCGCGGATGCGACGGAGCAACATCTCCGGCTTCGGCTTGCGGGGGTCATGCTGTACGGGGCTGGAGCTCGAGGTGCCCAAATACGCCCGGGCCAGGTTGGCCAGCGGGTCGCCGTCCGCCGGCACGTCCTCGGTCAGCCAGCGGAGCCCGATCAGCAGATCGTCGTCGACGACGTAGCAGGCGTCTTGGATCACCGCCAGCATGTCGATCGGCGGCTGTTCGCAGTACCCGCCCTCGAAGACGACGCGGATCTTGTCCTGACGCTTGTGCTGCCGGCCGGGGGCGAGTTGGAGGACGTGCCGGAGCAGCGCGTTGTGCTCCTCCCGCGGCATCAGCCCGCCGGCGCGCACCAGCGTGTAGACTTCGACCGCCGACAACAGCCACGGCGTGTCCCGCTTCACGCGATACAGCGCGCGCAGCAGGGCGCGGTTTTCGTTGAACAGGGCGATGCTCCGCCGCAGGGCGTCGGCCGTGATCCACCGGCCGGCGACTTCCTCGATCACCCCCGCGATGCGCCGGTACTCGCCGGCGACGTATCCGGCGGCGCGTGGCGAGGCGGCGTTCTGCGGCAGGTAGAGCATCTGGCACCGCAACGACGGCAGGTTGCGGACCCACACGCCGCAGGCGTTGCGGGCTGCGTCGCAGATCGGCGGCACCGCGAAGATCGATAGAAAGTCGAGACGGCCGGTGAGGCCAAGTTCGAGCGAACTGCGAATGATCGAGCAGACGAACGCCGCGATGCGGGCGTCCGCCTTGCGGATCTGTACGCCGCCGCCGGCGCCGAGAATCTTGACCGGCAGCATGCCGGCCGCGTGCGCGATCTCCTCCGGAAAGTAGACCTGAAAGTGGCCGAGCACCTTGCCGCCCGGATGGGCCTCGAGCCAGCGATGGACCGCGGGGAACTCCGGGTCCTCCACGAGCACCCGGCAGTCCTCGAGCAGCCCGTCCAGGTTTGCCTCCGACGCCATGCCCGCCCCGCCGTCAGCCGGTGATGTGCATCTGGTAGCCGCCCCGGAACGGGCGGTTCTCCGCAAAGCGCGTGATGCTGAACGCCTCGAGGTCGACGAACGAGCAGCGGCCCGTGGTCACGTACTCCGCGACGGCCTCCCCGGTCGCCGGGGACAGCTTGAACGAATTGCCGCTGCCGCCGGCCACCTGCAGGTAGCCCGGCACGTCCGGAACCGGCCCAAAGATGAGGTGAAAATCGGGGCTGATGCCGTCGGGGCCGGACCACGACCGCACGCGCGACATCCGCTCCGCCCACGGGCAGCGCCGGATGAGGTTGTCGTGAATCTCCGCCTCGAACATCACCGACGGCCGCGGCGAATCGTCGTCCGGGTTCGGTGCGGCCGATTCGAGATCCGCGTTCTCCTCGGAGCCGCCGCCCGCCAGCATGAGGCCCATCGCGTCGGGCCGGCAGTAGGTCATCGTCGTCAGGTCGATCCAGGTCGGGCTGGACCTGGTCCAGCCGGGGAACCGCGGATTGAACGCGACCATCTGCAAAAGGCCCGGCCGGATCGGCAGGTCGACGCCGACCATGCGCGCGACGCGCGGCGCCCACGCGCCCGCGCAGTTGACGACGAGCGGGGTGCGGATCGTCCCGTGGTCGGTCGCCACGCCGGACACGGCGCCGTTTCGGGCGATGCCGGTGACGGTGACCCCCGTGTAGACCGCCGCGCCGAGCGCGCGCGCCTTGTTCGCGAAGGCGTTGGCGGTGGCGTAGCCGTCGGCGTATCCCGAGTCGGCCTCGTAAGCCGCGACCGCCAGCCCGTCGGCCGCGAACTCGGGGATCCAGCGCCTGACTTCGTGGAGACCGATGACGTCCGCCTTGACGCCGACCCGGCGCTGCATCTCCACGACGCGCCGCATGCTCGCCGCGTCGCCCGGGCCGGCCGTCGCGACGAAGCCGTTGCGGACGTAGTCGAGGGGCTCGCCGAGCTCCGCCTCGAGCGCGGGCCACAGCTGCGCTGCGCGGTGCGCCAGCCGCACCATCGATTCGTTGGAGTAGTGGCAGCGGATGATGCCGCCGGTGGCCCCGGACGAGGCGCCGCCGATGCCGCGCCGCTCGAGCAACACGACCTGCCGGCCGGCTTTCGCGAGATGATAAGTTGCGCTCGCGCCGTGGACGCCACCGCCGATGACAACCGCTTCCGCCTCGCGAATCATCGCCCGCGCTCCCGCCGTGCAGTGCCAACCGACGCGCCCGCGGCGGCTCGTGCCACGGGCGCGCCTAATGCCGTGGTAGGGACGGAAACCCGCTTACATCGCGACGATGAAGCCGGCCATGTAGCCCTCTTTGCTCGGCCCGGCGTAACCCTGCTCCATCGCCCAGCCGTGGCCGCCGGCGTCGCAGGTCAGCGCGCAGTACCAGCGGTACGTGCCCTTCGCCAGCGTGAAGGTCGCGGTCGTCGTAACCGGCTGCACGTCGTTGCCGACTTCCTTGCCGCCCTTGATCTGGATGTCGAGCTTCGCCTTGGGCGCGGTGAGGGTGTGCGCGCCCTCGTCGTAGTTGATGAAGTCGACCGTGATCGGCACGCCCGCCTGGACCACGAAGTTGGGCGGCACGAACGCGTCGTGGCCCTTCATGTCCGGGCCCAGAACGCCGGTCTTGCCGCGGAAGATGTAGACTGTGACCTTCTGCGCCGGCGCGGCCGTGGCGACCGCGGTGCGTCCGAACGGCGATGCCATCAGCGCGGCTCCTGCCAGTCCGCCGGCGGCGGCGGCGAGCGCCTCACGCCGGGTCACGTGCGTGTCCATGCGACATCCCCTCCCCATCGGTCTCTAGCGCTTTTGTACTAGGCCGAGTGTACCGGGCATATGACATCGGGGCCTATCGGATGGCGGCTCGATTTCTTATCGGGCGGACGTACGACGGCAGGCCACGAGAACGGCGCCCGGCCGCCGGATCGCAGCCGGGCGGTCCAAGACTGGCCTAGTCGAGCTATTTGAGGGTCTGCAGGTACGCGACGAGCGCTTTGAGGTCGTCGTCCGACAGCTTGTCGAATGCCGGCATGTTCGTGTTGGGGTTCACCTTGTCGGGCGTGCGGATCTGCGCGGTCAACTTCTCGACGGTCAACCGGCGCCCAACGTGGGTGAGCTCGGGACCGACGGCGCCACCGCGGCCGGCGACAACATGGCAGCTATCGCAGTGATTGGCGACGAACACTTCCTGCCCGTGACCGACCAGGGCCTGCGGCGAACCCGCCGGCGGCAGCTTCGTGCCCGGCGGCACCTGCACGGCGCCAAAGTACGTCAGGCCGGCCGTCACGACGACCGCGGCCGCCACCACGGCCATCGCCAGCGGCCGCTTCGCGGGACGGCGTTCTGGACGCCGGTCGAGGAGCGGAATGAGAAACAGCAGCAGGACCGCCGCCAGCGGCAGCACGACAACCCCGAATGGCTCCCAGAACGGCCCCTCGAAATACTTCAGCAGCTGGAAAAAGAACAGGAAGTACCATTCCGGCCGCGGCACGTAGGTGGTCGAGGTGGGATCGGCGCGCACCTCCGTCGGCACGCCTTTCCACGCCGTCAGGGCGAACAGCACAAGCAGGATGACCAGCGAGACACCGAGGTCGTCGGCCAGCTGCTCGGGGTAGAACCGCTTGTGTTTCTGCACCGTCGCCTCGTTGCCTGGGGC
This DNA window, taken from bacterium, encodes the following:
- a CDS encoding LuxR C-terminal-related transcriptional regulator gives rise to the protein MKNPDGRRSGGRTLSGQAVLRSTAASEPLDLLDIFTRTADGVMAVAPSCRVILWNAAAEAILGYTPQDVLGRACHELIQGRDPAGNVFCHPHCAVLTMARREEPVHAYDVTTRAKDGSDRHLNVSTVLVPGAAGTVAVHLFRDVTAARRTPAAGDAAPDGSADAAAAPAGWAGQLTAREREILRLLAHGEGTRAVARRLFISPATVRNHTQSILTKLGVHSRLEAVVLAFREGVI
- a CDS encoding 2-hydroxyacyl-CoA dehydratase family protein produces the protein MTAPAPAQIGAIRHEGRRLMEDWWREMTDAAEAERPTAYVFVMGSVAEVLRVFGLSINCPEITSLQTAVRGQSLPYLQAAEGAGYSPDICGYVKADVGLQLNGRRHPNGTVPKPALAVATNMCNTYIKWAEIWEEMYRCPVFVLDLPAWRGGEAAPCIGTDAFRNDRRYVEGQLRDLIGLCERLTGTRFDVDRLREVMAEVNRMAAAYDAVLALNRHRPAPFSAIREGIVFQGISNLYRGTSEGTRFFELAAAELRERIRLGVGTLEEKYRLLLTGTTCYAALKRFAELFEEWGGVFVHSTYMVFAGGGFAPGFAYDLARPLESLAEMLLQSAWRGWSAPMFYAQDWLAATVRDWSADGVCFHGVKSCRTTSTGLPDVREWLRTRFDVPGLFIQSDLVDPRLWSDAQLKNRVDAFIESLAGRRAAGSGHAGG
- a CDS encoding cytochrome b N-terminal domain-containing protein, with amino-acid sequence MSVPPDVSGRGVAGWLNDRLGGGLFGGFLNRSVPDETGLPQTLGSASLFLLVVQLVTGIILAMNYSPAPEHAYDSITFIMQQVLFGPVLRGLHHWGSSALVIVVGLHMLRTFVWGSYKAPRELTWMAGVALLLIVMGFAFTGYLLPWTQRSYWATVVGTKIVGTVPAIGGWLLQLVRGEAGVGPVTLARFYAIHVLLLPALLVPLVLLHLYLVYKHGIAPAPGNEATVQKHKRFYPEQLADDLGVSLVILLVLFALTAWKGVPTEVRADPTSTTYVPRPEWYFLFFFQLLKYFEGPFWEPFGVVVLPLAAVLLLFLIPLLDRRPERRPAKRPLAMAVVAAAVVVTAGLTYFGAVQVPPGTKLPPAGSPQALVGHGQEVFVANHCDSCHVVAGRGGAVGPELTHVGRRLTVEKLTAQIRTPDKVNPNTNMPAFDKLSDDDLKALVAYLQTLK
- a CDS encoding acyl-CoA dehydratase activase, producing MTAFTAGIDVGSAYTKVVLAGSSPGGAAGDDGGRAIAARTAISSGYDFAQAAERGLSQALAAAGLPRDAVGYVAATGYGRYMVPFRDIAITELTCHAYAVYRLMPEVRTVLDVGGQTVKAIRLGERGRVKAFRLNDKCAAGSGAFLEKTMRYLGYQATDIASLTGAAASPVAISSVCAVFAESEVINHLTAGRSAEDVCAGAVMALAERAGQVFKRVRPEPQYALTGGLTRVPLLRRALEKALGGVFRVPEGELGVYAGALGAALLGRERARRLTDPRPA
- a CDS encoding 2-hydroxyacyl-CoA dehydratase family protein → MASEANLDGLLEDCRVLVEDPEFPAVHRWLEAHPGGKVLGHFQVYFPEEIAHAAGMLPVKILGAGGGVQIRKADARIAAFVCSIIRSSLELGLTGRLDFLSIFAVPPICDAARNACGVWVRNLPSLRCQMLYLPQNAASPRAAGYVAGEYRRIAGVIEEVAGRWITADALRRSIALFNENRALLRALYRVKRDTPWLLSAVEVYTLVRAGGLMPREEHNALLRHVLQLAPGRQHKRQDKIRVVFEGGYCEQPPIDMLAVIQDACYVVDDDLLIGLRWLTEDVPADGDPLANLARAYLGTSSSSPVQHDPRKPKPEMLLRRIRETAADAAIVAAPKMCEPGLEEQVHHVRALEAAGVPYLVLEFEEKMAVFEQMRMEIETFAESLLLEFA
- a CDS encoding acyl-CoA dehydratase activase, which encodes MLVGGVDVGSTQTKAVVMDDTRLLGRAIVDTGARLTEAAGTAFRQALAAAGAAEADVTCVIGTGYGRFRVEFGHTQVTEISCHARGAVYLFPGTRSVLDIGGQDTKAIRVSGAGRVLDFAMNDKCSAGTGRFLGAASQALDIPLGELGPLALRAKHPVTMTTTCTVFAESEILGWLARGRRTEDVLMGVHAAIASRSVSLLRRVGIEPEITFTGGVARNVAMVRLLEDLAGAPLNVSEESHYCGAIGAALFALDRVLVGADA
- a CDS encoding FAD-binding oxidoreductase: MIREAEAVVIGGGVHGASATYHLAKAGRQVVLLERRGIGGASSGATGGIIRCHYSNESMVRLAHRAAQLWPALEAELGEPLDYVRNGFVATAGPGDAASMRRVVEMQRRVGVKADVIGLHEVRRWIPEFAADGLAVAAYEADSGYADGYATANAFANKARALGAAVYTGVTVTGIARNGAVSGVATDHGTIRTPLVVNCAGAWAPRVARMVGVDLPIRPGLLQMVAFNPRFPGWTRSSPTWIDLTTMTYCRPDAMGLMLAGGGSEENADLESAAPNPDDDSPRPSVMFEAEIHDNLIRRCPWAERMSRVRSWSGPDGISPDFHLIFGPVPDVPGYLQVAGGSGNSFKLSPATGEAVAEYVTTGRCSFVDLEAFSITRFAENRPFRGGYQMHITG